The stretch of DNA GACCCAAATACTCGGCCAGCGTCTCTGGGCTGCGGTTGTCGGCTCCCTTGGGCGGCGCTTCGATGTACACTTCCCAATTCTGGCGCAGCGCCGCTGTCACCATCTCTTCGATTGTCTGTCCCATCGCCGCCGCGTCCCAGGCCAACTTGCCCTGCTGGGCCAATTCCCGCACTCCCTGGCAAAACGCGCGGCGGAAGTCGGCCGACAGGGCCACTACCGGGAAGAGGTACTTCTTGTGCGCCGACCGCCATCTGCCGCCGGCCTTTGTCTTGACCAACGCCCCGCCGGTCACCATGCAGTGAATGTGGGGGTGGAACTGTATCGTCTGGCCCCAGGGTGCAGGACGATGGTAAAGCCGATTTTCCCTTTCAGGTACTTCTCCCCATAGGTCTTCAGCAGCCGCGCCGTCTGGAACAGCAGGTCATAGAGCAGCTTCTGGTTATAGCGCACCAGGGGTTGAAGACGTGGTCTATGGTGAAGACAACCTGGTAGTAGGGGCAGGGCAGCAGCAGCGCTTTCTGCTTTTCCAACCACTGCGCCTTCTCGAAATGGCCGCAGCCGGGGCAGTGGCGGTTCTTGCAGGCACAGTAAGCGATTTCCCACTGACCGCAGGAATCGCACTGTTTCAGGTAGCCGCCCAACGCCGCCGTGCGGCAGCGCAAGATGTCGTTGACTGCTTTGGTTTGTTGGTAGCTGAGGGGGTGCTGCCGTCGGCAGGTATCCAGCCAGTTGCCGGTGCGCAGCACGTCGGCGACGCTGTGTTTGGCGCGGGTTGTTTCGACCTTGATGTCTGGCAAGAACATGAGACTATGGTACCCGTCGAAGCCAGAATGTCGCAAGTCCGATGCCTACGACAGGTCTGGCACTTTGATGATCAAAAACTGTTCTACGGCCGCTTCGTGTTGGGCAAAGTCTGCGTTATTTGCTTCCGGCACGCCCAGTCCGGCTCCTCTGGCCAACGGATAAAACCGTTTATAGGCTGCTTTGTCAAAGCGTACGCAGCGCCCAGTTCAAGACCGCGCTTGATTTCAGCGAAGGTGGTTTTCTGAATAGTCCGGTGCGGCCGTTGCTGCGGGTCGATTTCTAAAAGATACTGCTGCATGGCCCGCCGTGAGCCGGCAATGACACAGGCTGCACCGGTGCAGACCACCCTGGTAGGCGATTCATAGGCAAAATAACCGATAACTTTATCATGACGGCTATGATGGGCAGACATGTCAACTTCTTTGCTCTCTGAACGCTTTTGCTCTGCTAATTTGAGTCAAAATTTTACATACGATCGGGAGTTGATACACGGTCTTCCTCTAGCGGAGCTTTCATCTAACGATCAGATAACCGGCGCACCGGGCAGACACAAGACGGACTGAACCAGGCTTCGTTCTGCCCGGTGTGTCCGGTTCATCTGCGGTTAGATGGGCGGTTGGCTATAGTGTTTGCCCTGTTTCTCGTGTGGCTCCAGTAAGCTGCTGGAGGTGTGCTGTTACCTTAACTGACCCTGTTTGCCCGGCATCATAAACCATTTTTCGCCTTTTGTCACCTGTAAAACTGCTGCAAATCAGCCTGTTTTTACCTCTTTTCAGCCATCAGGCCCACTCCCCCTTCCCGAAACCCGGCACTCCCGCATCCAGTCGTCAGACAGGCGCCGGCCGCGCTCTACCCGGTATGCCCACCAGCCGCGCCAGAAAACCACGCCATCCTTTCACCGGCCCAAACTCGCGCACGGTACGCATCTGTCCCTGGCCGCAATGCGGGCACAAATTCGGGTCTTTCTCCAGAAATGCCGCCAGCCAATCCAGCAGATGTAGTTTGGCCGGGACTGGCAGCGCCCCGCCAACGCCCAACAACGCCCGCGCTTGTCGTCGCTCGGCTTTCGCCTGGCTGTGGTGCAGCCCGTAATGGCGGATGCGCACAAAGCGATGGGGCAGCACGTGCAGCAAAAAACGGCGGATGAATTCTAACCCCGGCAGGGTCATCCCTTCTCCACTCCGTCCGCCCGATTGTCGCGGTAGCGGAAGGTGACGCCCTCTGGCCCGATGTGCAAGATGCGGTGGTTGCTGATGGCGATAGCGTGCAGGTAACGACCCAAATACTCGGCCAGCGTCTCTGGGCTGCGGTTGTCGGCTCCTTGGGCGGCGCTTCGATGTACACTTCCCAATTCTGGCGCAGCGCCGCTGTCACCATCTCTTCGATTGTCTGTCCCATCGCCGCCGCGTCCCAGGCCAACTTGCCCTGCTGGGCCAATTCCCGCACTCCCTGGCAAACGCGCGGCGGAAGTCGGCCGACAGGGCCACTACCGGGAAGAGGTACTTCTTTGTGCGCCGACCGCCATCTGCCGCCGGCCTTTGTCTTGACCAACGCCCCGCCGGTCACCATGCAGTGAATGTGGGGGTGGAACTGTATCGTCTGGCCCCAGGTGTGCAGGACGATGGTAAAGCCGATTTTCCCTTTCAGGTACTTCTCCCCATAGGTCTTCAGCAGCCGCGCTGTCTGGAACAGCAGGTCATAGAGCAGCTTCTGGTTATAGCGCACCAGGGGTTGAAGACGTGGTCTATGGTGAAGACAACCTGGTAGTAGGGCAGGGCAGCAGCAGCGCTTTCTGCTTTTCCAACCACTGCGCCTTCTCGAAATGGCCGCAGCCGGGGCAGTGGCGGTTCTTGCAGGCACAGTAAGCGATTTCCCACTGACCGCAGGAATCGCACTGTTTCAGGTAGCCGCCCAACGCCGCCGTGCGGCAGCGCAAGATGTCGTTGACTGCTTTGGTTTGTTGGTAGCTGAGGGGGTGCTGCCGTCGGCAGGTATCCAGCCAGTTGCCGGTGCGCAGCACGTCGGCGACGCTGTGTTTGGCGCGGGTTGTTTCGACCTTGATGTCTGGCAAGAACATGAGACTATGGTACCCGTCGAAGCCAGAATGTCGCAAGTCCGATGCCTACGACAGGTCTGGCAATTGGATGATCAAAAACTGTTCTACGGCCGCTTCGTGTTGGGCAAAGTCTGCGTTATTTGCTTCCGGCACGCCCAGTCCGGCTCCTCTGGCCAACGGATAAAACCGTTTATAGGCTGCTTTGTCAAAAGCGTACGCAGCGCCCAGTTCAAGACCGCGCTTGATTTCAGCGAAGGTGGTTTTCTGAATAGTCCGGTGCGGCCGTTGCTGCGGGTCGATTTCTAAAAGATACTGCTGCATGGCCCGCCGTGAGCCGGCAATGACACAGGCTGCACCGGTGCAGACCACCCTGGTAGGCGATTCATAGGCAAAATAACCGATAACTTTATCATGACGGCTATGATGGGCAGACATGTCAACTTCTTTGCTCTCTGAACGCTTTTGCTCTGCTAATTTGAGTCAAAATTTTACATACGATCGGGAGTTGATACACGGTCTTCCTCTAGCGGAGCTTTCATCTAACTAGATATTCGATATATTATAATATGTCGAAGATTTTCTGCCTAATACTTAGCCGAAAATCTTCTGCGTAATGCCCCCATGGAACGTTATGCCGAAAATCTTCTGCATTTTTGCCTCATTTTGCCTCAAAATAGCTCTTTTATATAGAACATTTTTTCTGTATAATTACCCGCATGGTTGCTGCGCGCGACTCATCAACCGCTCATAATCGCTAACAATACACGATGCCATAATCGGTTGTCAAGCAAACAATAGGGCTATTGACCAGTTGGCCTGCCAACCCGATCAGACGAACCAGTGAACAAAAAAGCGTGTCCCATTCTAACAAGTGATTTCATGAGTGGGCAGCACCCACCACCACAATTGAAAAGCACGAGCGAGAGCGAGAGGAAGAGGAAGAAGTCTTGCCACACTCTAGCTCTAGCTCTAGCTCTAGCTCTAGCTCTAGCTATTTTCAAGGAAGTTCTCATGACCGCTCAACGCGCCCCCAAATTGCTCGACCAGGCCCGCGAACGCGCCCGCCTCAAACACTATGCCCTCCGCACCGAAGAAGCCTACATCGGTTGGATCAAACGCTTCATCCTCTTCCACCACAAGCGCCACCCCAACGACATGGGCGCCGCCGAAATCGAAGCCTTCCTCGCCCACCTGGCCGCCTACGACCACGTCGCCCCCTCCACCCAAAACCAGGCCCTCGCCGCCCTGCTCTTCCTCTACCGCGACGTCCTCAACCAAGAAATCGGCCAGGTCAATGTCCCCTGGGCCGACAAACCCAAAAAGCTGCCCACCGTCCTCACCCCCGCCGAAGCCCAACAAGTCATCGCCTGCCTGCCCGGCGTCTACCAACTCGTCGGCAAACTGCTCTACGGCAGCGGCCTGCGTTTGCTCGAATGTCTCCGGCTGCGCGTCAAAGACATGGATTTTGCCCAAAATCTGATTGTGGTGCGCGACGGCAAAGGCGACAAAGACCGCGTCACTGTTTTGCCCCAAAGCGCCATTCCACCCCTCCAGGAACAACTACAACGCGCCCACCACTGGCACAACCGCGACCTGGAAGAAGGCTTCGGCGCTGTCTACCTGCCCGGCGCGCTCGCCCGCAAATACCCCAACGCCGGCCGCGACTGGGCCTGGCAGTACATCTTCCCTGCCGACCGCCGCTCCACCGATCCACGCAGCGGCGCCGTCCGCCGCCATCACCTGCACGAAAACAGCGTGCAAAAAGCCGTCCACAAAGCCGCCCAACTCGCCGCCATCCCCAAACCCGTCAGCCCCCACACCTTCCGCCACAGCTTCGCCACCCACCTCCTGCAAAACGGCTACGACATCCGCACCGTCCAGGAACTGCTCGGCCACGCCGACGTCAAAACCACCATGATCTACACCCACGTCCTCAACCAGGGCGGCCTGGCCGTCCGCAGCCCGTTGGACGTAATCCGTAATCCGTAATCCGTGAACCGTAATCCGTGAACCGTAAGCCGTAATCCGTAAGCCGACCACGGACCACGGAACACGGAACACGGAACACGGAATACGGAATACGGAACACGGAACACGGAACACGGAATACGGAACACGGAACAAAGTGCAAAATGGAAAAACTAACCTATACCCACAGCTTTCGCGGGTTGCTTGCCTATAAGTTGGCACGTGAATTATCATTGCTTGTCTTCGAGCGCACGAAAAAGTTTCCTAAAGAGGAGGCTTATGCGCTCACAGATCAGATTCGACGTTCGTCCCGCTCTATTGGCGCGAACATCGCCGAAGCCTGGGCAAAACGTCGCTACGAAAAGCACTTTATCAGCAAACTGACAGATGCGGATGGCGAACAGCAAGAAACGCAGCATTGGATCGAAACGGCCGTTGACTGCCACTATCTCACTCCCGCCGAAGCCAACCAGCTTCTATCCCACTGTCAGCGCATTGGCCAACTCATCGGCGGCATGATCAGCAAAGCCGACCAATTTTGCAACCCCGAAAACTACCTGCGCGAATCGCCAGCCGAGTATTTTACCGAGAATGAAGCGTAAGTCGTTATCCGTAATCCGTAAGCCGTAAGCCGTAAGCCGTAATCCGTAAGCCGTAATCCGTAAGCCGAACACGGAACACGGAACACGGAACACGGAACACGGAACACGGAACACGGACCACGGACCACGGACCACGGACCACGGAACACGGAATACGGAATACGGAATACAAAAATGCCCGAACCCCAAATCACCCACCTGCGCCAACAAATCAATTACCATCTGCACCGCTACCATGTCCTCGACGCCCCCGTCATCAGCGACGCCGAGTACGATGAACTCTACCGCCAACTGGTGGAACTAGAGGCCGCCCACCCCGACCTCATCACCCCAGACTCCCCCACCCAACGCGCCGGCGCGCCGCCCCAAAGCGCCTTCGCCAAAGTGGTCCACCCCGCCCCCATCCTCAGCCTGGCCAACGCCTTCAACATGGCCGACTTCTACGCCT from Candidatus Leptovillus gracilis encodes:
- a CDS encoding transposase zinc-binding domain-containing protein, which codes for MFLPDIKVETTRAKHSVADVLRTGNWLDTCRRQHPLSYQQTKAVNDILRCRTAALGGYLKQCDSCGQWEIAYCACKNRHCPGCGHFEKAQWLEKQKALLLPCPYYQVVFTIDHVFNPWCAITRSCSMTCCSRRRGC
- a CDS encoding transposase; amino-acid sequence: MTLPGLEFIRRFLLHVLPHRFVRIRHYGLHHSQAKAERRQARALLGVGGALPVPAKLHLLDWLAAFLEKDPNLCPHCGQGQMRTVREFGPVKGWRGFLARLVGIPGRARPAPV
- a CDS encoding transposase — its product is MGSVHRSAAQGADNRSPETLAEYLGRYLHAIAISNHRILHIGPEGVTFRYRDNRADGVEKG
- a CDS encoding transposase zinc-binding domain-containing protein → MFLPDIKVETTRAKHSVADVLRTGNWLDTCRRQHPLSYQQTKAVNDILRCRTAALGGYLKQCDSCGQWEIAYCACKNRHCPGCGHFEKAQWLEKQKALLLPCPTTRLSSP
- a CDS encoding integron integrase encodes the protein MTAQRAPKLLDQARERARLKHYALRTEEAYIGWIKRFILFHHKRHPNDMGAAEIEAFLAHLAAYDHVAPSTQNQALAALLFLYRDVLNQEIGQVNVPWADKPKKLPTVLTPAEAQQVIACLPGVYQLVGKLLYGSGLRLLECLRLRVKDMDFAQNLIVVRDGKGDKDRVTVLPQSAIPPLQEQLQRAHHWHNRDLEEGFGAVYLPGALARKYPNAGRDWAWQYIFPADRRSTDPRSGAVRRHHLHENSVQKAVHKAAQLAAIPKPVSPHTFRHSFATHLLQNGYDIRTVQELLGHADVKTTMIYTHVLNQGGLAVRSPLDVIRNP
- a CDS encoding four helix bundle protein, translating into MEKLTYTHSFRGLLAYKLARELSLLVFERTKKFPKEEAYALTDQIRRSSRSIGANIAEAWAKRRYEKHFISKLTDADGEQQETQHWIETAVDCHYLTPAEANQLLSHCQRIGQLIGGMISKADQFCNPENYLRESPAEYFTENEA